The Sebastes umbrosus isolate fSebUmb1 chromosome 4, fSebUmb1.pri, whole genome shotgun sequence genome has a window encoding:
- the shisal1b gene encoding protein shisa-like-1a isoform X2 — MTITSRQSFNVLTVIFLLLSTAALSAHYRVCEPYSDHKGGYHFGFHCPRLSDNKTYMFCCHHNNTAFKYCCNETEFQMVMQINLTTTSDGYAHNNYTALVGVWIYGFFVMVLLALDFLYYSAINYELCRVYLEKWGLGGRWLKKARSQWHRSMPEESEAQAQAQPMVPSHYQPRHSLRGESHSPTLLPYNTSTA, encoded by the exons ATGACTATCACCAGCCGGCAGTCCTTCAATGTCCTGACGGTCATCTTCCTCCTGCTGTCCACTGCAG CCCTCTCAGCTCATTACCGAGTGTGTGAACCCTACTCGGACCACAAGGGGGGTTACCACTTCGGCTTTCACTGCCCTCGCCTCTCAGACAACAAGACCTACATGTTCTGCTGCCACCACAACAACACCGCCTTCAAATACTGCTGCAACGAAACCGAGTTCCAGATGGTCATGCAGATCAACCTCACCACCACCTCAGACGGTTATGCACACaa TAATTATACAGCCCTGGTCGGCGTGTGGATCTACGGCTTCTTCGTCATGGTGCTGCTGGCGCTGGACTTTCTCTACTACTCAGCCATAAACTACGAGCTGTGCCGGGTCTACCTGGAGAAATGGGGTCTGGGAGGACGCTGGCTGAAGAAGGCTCGGAGTCAGTGGCACAGGTCCATGCCAGAGGAGAGCGAAGCCCAGGCTCAAGCCCAGCCCATGGTCCCCAGCCACTACCAGCCCAGACACAGCCTCAGAGGGGAGAGCCACAGCCCCACACTCCTGCCCTACAACACATCCACCGCATG
- the shisal1b gene encoding protein shisa-like-1a isoform X1 — MTITSRQSFNVLTVIFLLLSTAALSAHYRVCEPYSDHKGGYHFGFHCPRLSDNKTYMFCCHHNNTAFKYCCNETEFQMVMQINLTTTSDGYAHNNYTALVGVWIYGFFVMVLLALDFLYYSAINYELCRVYLEKWGLGGRWLKKARSQWHRSMPEESEAQAQAQPMVPSHYQPRHSLRGESHSPTLLPYNTSTAW; from the exons ATGACTATCACCAGCCGGCAGTCCTTCAATGTCCTGACGGTCATCTTCCTCCTGCTGTCCACTGCAG CCCTCTCAGCTCATTACCGAGTGTGTGAACCCTACTCGGACCACAAGGGGGGTTACCACTTCGGCTTTCACTGCCCTCGCCTCTCAGACAACAAGACCTACATGTTCTGCTGCCACCACAACAACACCGCCTTCAAATACTGCTGCAACGAAACCGAGTTCCAGATGGTCATGCAGATCAACCTCACCACCACCTCAGACGGTTATGCACACaa TAATTATACAGCCCTGGTCGGCGTGTGGATCTACGGCTTCTTCGTCATGGTGCTGCTGGCGCTGGACTTTCTCTACTACTCAGCCATAAACTACGAGCTGTGCCGGGTCTACCTGGAGAAATGGGGTCTGGGAGGACGCTGGCTGAAGAAGGCTCGGAGTCAGTGGCACAGGTCCATGCCAGAGGAGAGCGAAGCCCAGGCTCAAGCCCAGCCCATGGTCCCCAGCCACTACCAGCCCAGACACAGCCTCAGAGGGGAGAGCCACAGCCCCACACTCCTGCCCTACAACACATCCACCGCATGGTGA